The sequence GACGTACTTCCGCGCGATCGTGTCTCGCAGGTACTGGCCGCTTCGAGCGGCCCGGCGACGCCGGCGTGGGTCAGCAGGATAGAATCGAGCAGCGTTGGATGGTTGTTCTTCACACACAACACGTAGTGCGCACCGCGTTCGCGGATCGTTCGTGCAATGGCCGTCTGGGGGCCCATGGCATCGATGGTCACGATGCAATCCTTGATGTCCAGCACACCGAGTAACTCGGGAATCGCCGTGATTTCGTTGGATTTCTCGTGCGTGGCCACTTGCCCGAGCACCACGCCCACTTCGGCAGCGAAGGCGCTGACCAGGTGCAGCGGTGCTGCCGCTGCCTTGCTCGTGGTGCGCCGGCTGCTCTTGCCGTCGATGGCGATCACCTGCTCGTGACCAAGCGCCGGGATCACCATTGCAACCCGACTTGGGGGGCAGCGACATGTGGGTAGCTGCGGGAGCCCTGGGGAAAAGCCGCGATTCGAAGGAGAAACTGAACCGAATTCGGTCGCGATCATTGTGTCGCAGTTGGATTCACTGAAAATCTCGTGTTGTTCGAGTTGCCCCCCATTCATAAACGGAAAAGACGGCAATCTGACAAATTTGTTTCCAAAATGTCATCTGGCAATGGGGGTAATATCAATCCTTATTTTTAGGAAGCCATTTGTTGTCCGTAAAAGATGATTGCGATCAAGTTCGACCGGTTACGGTCACGATATGCTACCGCATCGATTGTCTCTTCTGCCTGATTTTTTTGGCGGTCATTCAAGTTTTTTATCTGGAGGTGCAAAATGATCTCAGTCGCAATTCCGGAGCCGCGCCGGCTCTCCCCAATGTTCGTAGCAATATCGCTCGTGCTTGGCGTGTCGGTGCCCGCGTTGGCGGGACCCGGAAGCTTTACAGAAGCACTGACCGGCGGGAAAGCGTCGATTGACGCTCGCCTTCGCTACGAAAGCGTCGATCAGGACAACGCTCTGAAGAATGCGAATGCATTCACAGCCCGTGTGCGTCTTGGCTATAAGACCGGCGAGTTCGCAGGCTTTGGAGCATTTGTCGAGGCAGAGCACATTAATGCCCTGGGGGGAGAGAGTTTTAACAGCACAACCAACGGCGAAACCGCCTACTCAGTCGTCGCCGACCCCGAAGCGACTGAAATGAACCAAGCGTATCTGAGCTACTCCGGCTTGTCTGGGACGGTCATAAAGTATGGCCGTCAGCGTATCAAACTTGATAATGACCGCTTTGTCGGGAACGTAGGCTGGCGCCAGAACGAACAAACCTACGATGCGCTGAGTGTGGTCAATTCCACCTTGCCGGATACGACGATCACCGCTGCATACATCACGAATGTCAACCGGGTCTTCAGTGATGAAAGCACCGCGGGCAATTTCCAGATGAGCTCGCCGATCTTTAACGTCAAGTACTCCGGCTTCGGTTTTGGGGAATTTGTCGGCTATGCTTATCTGCTGGATTTCGACACTCTTGCGTCGAACTCGACGCAAACCTATGGCATTCGCTTTAATGGCAGCACGCCGATTCAGTCGGTCAAGGCGCTCTATACGGCAGAGTTCGCGAGCCAGCGTGACTACAAGGACAATCCGGGCGATTTCAGCCTAAGCTACTATCGTCTCGAGGGCGGTGTTGGTCTATCGAGTGTGCAGTTCAACCTAGGTCAAGAAAAACTGAGCGGCAACGGTAGATTCGCATTCCAGACACCCCTGGCGACCCTGCATGCGATGAACGGCTGGACCGACCAGTTCCTGTCGACCCCGGCCAGCGGTCTCAAGGATACTTATGTCTCGGCGAGCACAACGGTTCAGGGCGTAAAGCTTGCAGCGGTTTATCATGACTTCCGCGCGGACAAGGGAAGTGCAAAATACGGCACTGAGTGGAATCTTGTTGCAACAAAAAAGATCGGCGAGAACTATGCGGTAGGAGCCAAGTACGGCCGATATAACGCTGACAGCTTCAAGGTTGACACAGACAAAGTTTGGCTGTGGGCGGAAGCCAAGTTCTAAATCGGTAATTTGTTTGGTTTGCGACACAGGGGCGATGTTTGTCGCCCCTGTGGATCAATCAGGGCCATCGCAACGCAAAGTTGGAGGGCTTGTCAGTTAAGCCGTCAAACGGCGCTTAGCAACTCTATTGGGCACCTCGAAAAACCTCGCCCTGGCCGTTCTTGGAAAAATTACGGCGTCCTGAACCTCGCCACCCCTGACTCCGATGAAACCACGCAGCGCCATCAAGACCGACCTGTTCGCCGACGATCATCACCGCAAGAAGATCGACAGTAAGCGCCCGGCAAACCCACCTAGACGCAGCACACGTCCATCCGCTATGCAGATGCCTGCCAGCGATGCGGCAGCAATTCCCCGATCCGGCTGTAGGGCTGCGCAGGCAGTCGCTCAAGCACATCCTTCAGGTAGGCGAAGGGTTCGTGTCCGTTCAGGCGCGCTGACTGGATCAGGCTCATGATGGCGGCGGCGCGCTGCCCCGCGCGCAGGCTGCCGGCGAACAGCCAGTTCTTGCGTCCGAGCGCGATCGGCCGGATCTGGTTCTCGATCCAGTTGTTGTCGATGGGCACGCGCGCATCGTTCAGGTAGTGCGTCAGTGCCGCCCAGCGTTTGAGGCTGTAGTCGATGGCCCGCGCGATGCTCGAACCGTTGGGCACCTCGGTGCGCTGCTTGAGCAGCCAGGCGTGCAGCCGCTCGAGGATGGGGCCGGAGCGTTCCTGCCTCAGCCTCAGTCGTTCATCCAGATCCAGTTCGGCCACTTCACGCTCGATGCCATAGAGCTGGCCGATCGCCTCGAGTGCCTCGCCAGCGATCTGGCTGCTGCCCTGCACGGTGAGGTCGAAGAACTTGCGCCGCGCATGGGCCATGCATCCGGCCTCACGCACACCTTGGGCGATCAGTGTCTTGTAGCCGGCGTAGTCATCGCAGATGAGCGTGCCGCGCCACTGGCCCAGGAAGGTCTGGGCGTGACGGGCCGCACGGCTGTCGGTGAAGTCGTAGATCACCGCCTTGAGCGGATCGAAGGCGCCCACGCTGTAGGACCACAGGTAGGCCCGGTGTGTCTTGCCCGCGCCCGGCTCGAGCATCGCCACCGGCGTCTCGTCCGCATGCAGCACCGGCTGGGCGAGCAGTTCGGCCTTGAGCGCATCGACCAGGGGTTGCAGGTGCACGCCGCATTGGCCCGCCCACTGGGCCAGGGTCGATTGCGGGATCGCCAGCCCGGCCCGGCCGAAGATGCCTTCTTGCCGGTACAGCGGCAGGTGATCCTGGTACTTGGTCACCAGCACCTGGGCCAGCAAGCCGGCGGTGGGGATGCCCTTGTCGATGATGTGCGCGTCCACCGGCGCCTGCACCAGGCTCCGGCATTGGGCGCAGGCCCACTTGCCGCGGGTGTGGCGCTCGACCGTGAAGTGCCCGGGGGTGTAGTCGAGCTTCTCGGCCACATCCTCACCGATGCGCTTCATCTGGCAGCCACAGGCGCAGGTGGTCGATTCCGGTTCGTGGCGGATCTCGGTGCGCGGCAACTCGGGCGGCAACGCCTTGCGCCGGGCCTGGCCCTTCGGTGCTGCTACCTTGCTGTCCGCTTGCAGTTGCTCGAGCTCTTCGCTCATCGCCGCCAGATCGGCGTCGGTGGTCTCTTCGAACAGGCGCGCCTGCTCGGCTGACAGGCGCTCGGCACGCACGCCATAGCGCTGGCGCCTGTACAGCGCCAGCTCATGGGTGAGCCGTTCGATCTTGCTTTGGCGCCACACCAGCTCGCGCTCCTGCTCAATGAGCAGTTGGCGCAAGGCGTCGGCGTCCAGATGATCGAAATTGGCAGGCAGCGGCATGGGCGAATCATGCCCGAGGCCCCTGCGGCCACGCTATCGGGGGATGTGCCGATGGCGCCGGCTCAAAGTGTTCGGATCACGCCCTCGTCGCGCAGTTGATGCCACGGCAAACCGAGCACCAGCGCATCGAACTGCGCGCGCGTCAGCTCAAATCCGCCCTGGCCCGTGGCCCAATGGAAGCGCCCCTGATTGAGCCGCCGGCACGCCAGCCACACCCCGAAGCCGTCGTGGACCAGCACCTTCAGGCGCGTGCCGCGCCGGTTGGCGAACAGATAGGCATGATGGGGCTGCGCCGCACCGAACACGCGCACCACCTGCGCGAGCAGTGTGTCCATGCCAGCACGCATATCCAGCGGGGTGGCCGACAGCCACAGCGCCTCGACGCGGATCATGCCAGCCACTGGCGCAGCCACGCGCCACAGACATCGGCCGCCTCGATCGGCCACTCGAGCTTGAGCCGTGCCTCGCCGCGCTGCACGTCGAGGCGAATGACGGGCCTGGGCTCGGCGCCAGGCGCCAACGCGACCGGTACGAAGCGCGCCTCGGCGGACGGGGCCAACGAAACGGCCTCGCGAGCGCGACGGCTGGGCGGCTCGACGCCGCGCTCGCGCAGCCAGCGGCGCACCTGGTTGGCGTTCAGCCCGTTGGCCAGCGCCACGCCCGCCACCGATACCCCCGGTGCGCTGCATGCCGAGATAACGGATTGCTTGAATGCTTCGCTGTGCGTGCGCCGACGCCGGCGCGGGATCACGACGTCCATGGTGTCCACTATCGAAATTGGTGGACACGATCTTCAACGCACTACCGCGTGAAGGACAGATGGGTTTGCCGGGCGCTTACGATCGACACAGAGGTGGCCCCATTCGTTTGAACACGAAACCTGGGTCGGATAAGTGGGCATTGGCCGTTCATGCTGCCTGTTCAATGGCCAGCATCGAGGCGAAGTAGAACTCGTCCGGGGTGCGCTTGTCGAGCGCCGAATGCGGGCGTTGAGTGTTGTAGAACTCGATGTATCGGCCGATGCCGCGGCGTGCCGCGCTGACCGAATCATAGGCGTGCAGGCAGATCTCCTCGTATTTGATCGAGCGCCAGAAGCGCTCGATGAAGATGTTGTCGCGCCAACTGCCGCGCCCATCCATGCTGATTACCACGCCTTGGCTGCCCGGCGCCTCGGTGAAGGCCGCGCTGGTGAACTGGCTACCCTGGTCGGTGTTGAAGATCTGCGGGCGTCCGTGACGCGCAAAGGCTTCTTCGAGTGCTGCCAGACAGAAGCTCGTATCCATGCTGATCGAAACACGGTGCGCCAGTACGCGACGGCTGGCCCAGTCGATGATCGCCGTCAGATAGACCCAGCCGCGGGCCATCGGCACGTAGGTGATATCCATCGCCCATACGTGATTGGCCCGTTCGATCTTCAACCCCTTGAGCCGATAGGGGTGGATCGTGTGACCAGGGTGATTGGTCGTCGTTCGGGGTTTGCGGTACAGCGCTTCGATGCCCATCCGAGCCATCAGCGTCGAGACGTGCTTGCGACCGACATGAACGCCGTGCCGGTCGAGCATGGTGCACAGCATCCGGCTACCCGCGAACGGGTGCTCCAGGTGCAGCGCATCGATTCGCCGCATCAGTTGCTGCTCGGCTTCCGACACACCTCGCGGCACGTAGTACGCCGTGCCGCGCGAGATATCGAGAAGCTGCGCCTGGCGCTTGATGCTCAATCCATGTCCGTGCTGAATCATTTCTTTGCGCTCGCCAATCCGGCCTTGTCGAGCGCGCTGGCTAAAAAATCGATCTCCAGCGCCTGCTGCCCGATCTTGGCGTGCAACACTTTGAGGTCCGTCTTCGGTTCGGCCGACGGCGCCGCGCCGAACACGCCCGAGACGCGTTCGAGCAGTTGGGGTCTTCCAGTCCGTGATCTGGTTCGGATGCACGTCTTACTGCTTGGCCAACTCGGCCAGTGTCTTCTCGCCGCGAACGGCGTCCAGCGCCACTTTCGCCTTGAATGCTGGTGAGTGATTGCGGCGGGGTCTTCTGCTTCTGCTGTGATCTCCTTGCTGGCCCGATTATCGAGCCTTCTCAGGGGGCCAGCGTCCACTTGTCGCTGTGTGCAGATTTCTGGGGCCACCTCTCGGCTGGGATGACGGTGAACGCATGCGCGTGCTGCAGATTCAACCGTTATGATGAACGGATGCAATCGCACTGGCGCTGACGGTAGGCTCCCGCTCGCTAGAGCCTTCCGTCCAATCTTCAGGAATTCTACGGAAAGCTGTGATGATACGTAAAAATGACATTTTGGTTACGCAAATGTAATCATCAAGTCACCGAGATGTTGACCAATGTGGGTTATCTTGTACGTCAGGGTGTGGTGGCGAGTCGCTATTTACCACTCACCTGAACGTCCATGGGCCGATTTCATCGATATTTAGGACATGGAGAAAGCATGGACAAAATTGCAAATATCTCCAAGGAGCAAATAATGTACAAAAAACTTGCAGTGATGGCTGCCTCAGCGTTGATTGCAACTTCCGTTTTTGCGGCTGACACCCACAATCTTGCGGACACTATTGTCCTCAAGGACGGTTCAACGCTGTATATCTACAAAGACGGCAAGATGACTATGGAAGACAAGGTCGGAAGGCCGACTACCATGATGGAAGGCCATGCGATGGAAACAAAGGATGGTAAAAAAATCATGATGAAAGGCAATGAGATTTGGCGCCTGCATCGGGTCATTCCCTGAATCCTAGGTCGGCCCCGCTAGTTGTTTCGCAAGCCACCACTGCGCGATAAGCAGCGTAGTGGTGGCTTTTGTATATTGCAAGCATGCAATGGATTACGTGCGACTCGCGTTGGCCATCTCCGTTTTGTCACGGGACGCTTTGAGCCGAGGTTCTGGCGTAAGGTGATGCTGAGGGTTTTGGGGAAGGCCCGTCGCATCTGTGCAAGGCGGAGATTCCTCGGTCAAGTGGGAACGCCTTGTCGCTATTTTCAAATGCTGCGCACATCAAATTGTGCGCATTTCATGGTTACCATCTTCCGCAGTTCGGCCTCGGCACGGATCATCGCGTTGACGGCCAGCGGATCGAACTGAGTACCTGCCATCGCAAGGATTTCTGTTTTGGCCGCATCAAAGGACACGCCAGCCCGGTAAGGGCGGTCAGAGGTCATCGCGTCCAGCGTATCGATGACAGCGAACAAGCGCGCACCCAGCGGGATCGCGTTACCGGCTAGACCGCGCGGATAGCCGCTACCGTCAAAACGCTCCTCGTGGCATTGCACTATCTGGGCAGCAACGCTCATGTTGGGCAGGTGACTCACAATGCGAAAGCCGTCGTCTGGGTGGCGGCGCATCACCGCCCATTCCTCCGCATCTAGCGGGCTCGCCTTGAGCAGGATTTCGTCTGGGACCCCGATCTTTCCGAGGTCATGCAAAAGCGCACCCCAGTAGATCTGGCGCAGCACGGCGGGGTCGTCGGCGAACTGGCGCGCCAAGACTTGGGTGTGGCAGGCGACACGGCGGGAGTGTAGGCCGGTTTCGCGTTCGCGCAGATCGAGGGCTTCTGCCAAGGCTTCGACAAAAGCTGCCGGCGAAAATGATTCTGCATCGTCGGGGCCCGGATTCGCGCGGTCGAGCAAGCAGCGCTCGCACAGGCCCGGGGTGTCTGTAGCAAAAGGCTGAACGATCGCGGGTGCCGCGCTGCAGGCCGCGCAGGTGGGTGTGCCAGTACGCATCAATGGCAGCCCGAGGGCGGGCCGACTTGCAACTGACCGATCTCGCATTCTTCGGTGTAATGCACAAACCCGCGGCGCAGGCGCTCCGCCCAACCGCTGCCCAGTTGTGCGCCAGCGGCAGCCAGGGCGGCTTCGATCTGCTCGGCGGTGGCCTGCAACAAATCATAGGTGACGGCAATGTCGGCGGCCTCGACGTCGAGCGCTTCAATTCCCATCATTGCGCCAATCTGCGTGCTCAGCGCCGCTGCCTGGGCCGTATCCAGCGGCAGGTCGAGTACAAACTTGCGCCGTTTGAGCACCTTCAAGCCTTGCTGCTTGGGGGCCGGTTGGCCAGGGCGGCCAATGTAGAGATGGGGGTTGGCGACAAAGCGTTCGTGGCACTGCGCAGAACAAAACGCAAAGGGCTGGCCTTGATAGTCGGTCGGGTAGCTGTTCGGGGCGACCATCATGCCGCAGACGACATCCTTGACGCGTGCTTGTGTGTTCATGTTTTTAACCCTTGAATCAGATGTCGACGCGTCGCAGACGCAGGGCGTTTGTGATCACCGAGACTGAAGACAGACTCATGGCCGCAGCCGCAAAGATGGGCGAGATGAGGAGGCCAAAGAAGGGGTAGAGCACTCCGGCCGCCACCGGCACGCCGGCGGCGTTGTAGACCAGCGCGAAGAAGAGATTCTGGCGAATGTTGCGCATGGTGGCGACGGACAGTTTGCGTGCGCGCACGATGCCGGTCAGGTCGCCCTTGACCAAAGTGAAGCCGGCGCTCTCGATGGCCACGTCGGCGCCGGTACCCATGGCGATGCCCACGTCGGCCTGGGCCAGCGCGGGGGCGTCGTTGACACCATCGCCGGCCATTGCCACCTTGTGGCCGGCCCCCTGCAACTCCTTGACGATGCGCGCCTTGTCGGCCGGCAGCACGTCGGCGCGGATCTCGTCGATGCCGAGCCGCGCGGCGACCGCACGGGCGGTGCGTTCGTTGTCTCCCGTGGCCATGACGATGCGTAGTCCTTGTGCGTGCAGCGCCTTGAGCGCCTCTGGCGTGCTGTCTTTGACCGGGTCGGCGACGCTGACCAGACCGGCGATTTCGTTGCCGATCAGCACGAACATCACGGTCTCACCCTGGTCGCGCCGGCGATTGGCTTCATCCATGTCACGCCGGGCATCCACGCCCAGTTCCTCAAGCAGCTTGGCGTTGCCCAGTGCCACCGCCTTGCCATCGACCTCGCCTTTGACACCCTTTCCGGTGATAGCCTCGAACGCGTCGGCCTTGGCTAGTGCCACACCGCGTGCTTCCGCGCCACTGACAATCGCTTCGGCCAGCGGGTGTTCGGAGCCGCGCTCCAGACTGGCCGCGAGGCGCAGCACCTCATCTTCGTCATGCCCTTGCGACGGTAACACCGCCACCAGTTTGGGTTTGCCCACGGTGAGTGTGCCGGTCTTGTCCACGATCAGGATGTCGACTTTGGCAAAGCGCTCCAGCGCCTCGGCGTTCTTGATGAGCACGCCGGCTTGGGCGCCGCGGCCCGTGGCGGTCATGATCGACATCGGTGTGGCCAGCCCCAGTGCGCACGGGCAGGCGATGATCAACACCGCTACCGCCGACACCAGCGCGTACGCCAAGGCTGGCGTTGGCCCCCAGACGGCCCAGCCAATAAAGGCCAGCACCGCAATACCGAGCACGGCCGGAACGAACTTGCCCGCCACCGAGTCGGCGAGTTTCTGGATCGGTGCGCGCGAGCGCTGTGCGTTGGCGACCATGTCGACAATCTGCGATAGCAGCGTATCGGCACCGACGCGCTTGGCTTCGATGATGAGTGAGCCGGTGCCGTTGATAGTGGCACCGGTGACGGTGTCGCCTTCGGTCTTCTCGACCGGCACCGACTCGCCAGAGATCATCGACTCGTCGATCGACGAGCGACCTTCGAGTACTACGCCATCGACCGGCACCTTGTCGCCGGGACGCACCCGCAAGCGGTCTCCCACCGCGACGTCTTCGAGTGCGATTTCTTCTTCGCGATTGTCGGCGCGGATGATGCGCGCCGTTTTTGGGGCCAGGTCGAGCAGCGCGCGGATTGCCGAGCCCGTGCGCTCACGTGCGCCCAGTTCCATCAACTGACCGAGTAGCACCAGCACCACGATCACCGCGCCGGCTTCGAAGTACACCCCGACATGGCCCTCGGCGTCACGGAAACCGGCCGGGAAGATATCCGGCATCAGCACTGCCGCCACACTGAACAGATAGGCCGCACCCACGCCGAGCGAGATCAGGGTGAACATGTTAAGGCTGCGATTGATAACCGATTTGACGCCGCGCTCAAAAAACGGCCAGCCCGACCACAGGATCACCGGCGAGCCCAGCAGCAACTCGATCCATAGAACGGTGCGCTCGCCGATCATCTCGCGGATGAAACCCAGCCCGACAAACGGGCCCATGGTCAGAATCAGTAGCGGGATGGTCAACACGGCGCCGACCCAGAAGCGGCGGCGGAAGTCGACCAGCTCAGGGTTCGGACCGTCGTCGGCGGATGGGACGCCCATCGGCTCCAGCGCCATACCGCACTTCGGGCATTCGCCGGGGGCGTCGCGCACGATCTCGGGGTGCATCGGGCAAGTGTATTGCGTGCCCTTCGGGGCCACTTTGGCGGTTTTGTGTGCGCCGTTCAGGTAATGCGCCGGATCGGCGACGAACTTGTCGTGGCACTTGCTGGAGCAAAAATGATAGGTCTGGCCGTCGTGCTGCGCTGTCGGCTTGTTGGCGTCGGGCGCCACCGTCATGCCGCACACCGGATCTTTGATCGGCGCGGGCGCATGGGGTTGCCCCGTAGCGTGGTCATGATGGCAAGCTGCGCTGTGGCCAGCATGTTCTGGCGCGTTTTCGTCCTGCGGTTTCATGTGTGCATTCCTTGATGTCTTGGGCGGTCGTATTGGGTCATTGGTTCGAGGTCGGCGTTTGACGAGCGGCGCGCCAGCGCGGGACGAAGGGCGGCGTCGCGTGGGCGTATCGATCCCAGGCTGCGCCAAAGCTGGCCGCGGATTCGCGCTCTTCGCGACGGGCCAGGCGGATATAGATGATGAGCAGAATGGGGAACATCACCAGCGTGAGCAGCGTAGGCCACTGCAGAAGGAAGCCGATCATGATCAGTACGAAGGCGACATATTGCGGATGCCGCACGCGGGCATATGGGCCGGTGCTGGCGAGTTTGACCGCTGGCCTGGGCGGCATAGAGCACTCGCCACGCGCTGGCCAGAAGCCAGAAACCGCCACCGATGAAGACAGTCGAAACCAGATGGAAGGGGCCGAAATGCGGATTGCTTTGTGAGCCAAACATCATTTCAAGCAGATGGCCGGAGTCGTGCGCCAGAAAATCAATGCCGGGAAAATTCTGTCCCAACCAGCCAGAGAGCAGGTAGATGGTTAGCGGAAAGCCGTACATCTCGGTAAACAGCGCGAGCAGAAAGGCCGAAAACATCCCCAGCGTGCGCCAGTCGCGTGCGCTGCGCGGCTTGAAGAAGCTAAAAGCGAAGAAGATGAAGATGGCTGAGTTGATCGCCACCAGCGACCACAGGCCGTAGGCGTCGCTGTTCATTTGTCGTCTCCAGCGTCTTTGTTGCTGTGCTTGCCGTGGCCGCCATGGCCGTGACCGCCGTGCATGAACACATGCATCAGTGGGCAGGCGAGCAGGAACAGCCACGGGAGCCATCCGAGAAGGTGCGCCTGGTGCTCAATGCCGAGCATTGCGAAGGTGATGGCTGCAAACCCACCAAATACCCACCAAGCCCGATGTACAGATCGCGCTGGCTGGCTTGGCGGAGATTTTTTTTGTGATCTTGAGGCGTCCATCGTCGTTCTCGGGTAAGGGCAATTGGGTAAATTTATTATCCGCTCCTGCAGTAGACTCCGAGATGACTTCTTGATGACAAATTTGTCAGCAACCAAGGCTGCGCCCGCATTTTAGAGAGGCTGATCGATGCCGATTTTTGCCACCCGTTGGCAGATCACTGTGACCAACGGCATCGATTGAACGGACCTTCGGCAGCTGTCACCGTGGAAAAGTCTCTACACGCCTTCCACACATAAATTCTGCCCCCCATGACCGGACTTTGGCGCGGATGCTCGTCTTGAGCTTCTCGAAGCGGTAGAGCAAGGCGCCTGGCGCATCTAGCGCCTTGCCAGTGTGCCGCTCAGCCTCTACTCCTTGGCTGTCAGGGCGATTGCCGCCCCTGATAGCCGACATCGCCGAACACCATGCGCTCATCGCCGCCCCCGCTCCGATGCCGAATCAATACCGGTGTGCGCCTGCATCCCGACATGCCGGTTCTTGCCTTTCTTGGGCTGATGCACCTCGGGAACGCGACGATCCTCTTTTTCTTGGTCGAGGGCGCAGCGGCAATCAGCGTGGCATTGACGATGGTCCCTTCACGCATGATCAGGCCACACTCGGCTTTGTGGGGGGGGGGGCGATCGTCTTGAAGATTCTGGGCGTCAGTTCGTGCTTCTCCAGCCGGCGACGGCACGTGAGTCGTCTCGTGGCGTCGGGTGCCGCCTCGCGCGTCAGATCGAGGTCCACGAAGCGGTGGGTCGCCTGCTGTCGTAGCACGCATCCTAGCTTCCCTCGTCGGACAGACCCATGCACTGTTGCGCCACATATATGCGCGAGATTCCGATCGACCTGCGCCCGAGATTCTCGCTCTTCGGGCAGAGCGGCTTGGTTAGCGCTTCCTGCGCCGCCTATGGTGTTGCCGCCTTGATCTGGGCCATAAACCGGTCGCATCGCCTTCTTTTTGGCCGCGCACTCAAGGTCGGAGTGTCGCTTGATTGCATGGGGATCGTTACTGTCGTGACCGAACTGTAGGCATTGTCTGAAACCGAAGCAAATAATCGATACTTCCCTAAAGTGCGGCGCACCTGCCGCCTCTGCCATTGATCTCCGAGCGATTGCCGCACCGATAAATATTGATCCGAATCAATAACCAGTTTAGTAGTGCGGTTATTGTTCGGGCTATTCTTTAGTGACCTTAAAAGGGGATGTGATGCAAACGAAAATGATCGCAGCGCTGGTTGCCATGACGGCTTGCTCGCCGTTGCTGGCACAGCAGCCAGACGGCGACTGGATGATCCGCGCACGGGTGGTCAACATCGACACCGCCAATAAGTCGGACGCCATTCCCGCGCTCGGCGTGGCTTCTGACGATATCCACGTCAGCAGCAAGGCGATTCCGGAACTGGACATCAGCTACTTCTTCACCAAGAATATTGCAGCCGAGCTGGTGCTGACCTATCCGCAGGAACATAACGTCTCGGTAGCCGGGACCAAGATCGGCACGGTCCGCGAACTGCCGCCGACGCTGCTGCTGCAATACCACTTCATGCCGGATGCACAGTTCCGTCCATATGTCGGCGCCGGCATCAACTACACCCGCTTCTCCAGCGTTGACCTCAACGTGCCCGGCGTGGGCGATCTTGAAGTCGATAAGGACAGCTTCGGCCTGGCGCTGCAGGTGGGCATGGATGTTCAGCTCTCGAAGCAGTGGTTCTTCAACGTCGACCTGAAGAAGGTCAAGATGGGCACCGACGTGAAGCTGGCCGGTGGCGGCAAAGTCAGCTCGATCGACATCGATCCGTGGCTGTTTGGTATCGGCTTGGGCTATCGCTTCTGATCCTCGTCGCCCAGCGGGCCGGCACCGGATCGCACCGGAACATTGTCCGGTGCCGGCCAGCCACTCGAGGCGCGCACGCACAGCCAGTTACAGGCATGTGCGCGCCGCGAAGTCGATAAACAGCAGCCCGGCGCACGAGTTGAGTTCCAGATTGCTCATCGTGTTGAAGAATCGATTGCCCGGACGCTCGGACCCGCT comes from Denitromonas sp. and encodes:
- a CDS encoding heavy metal translocating P-type ATPase, encoding MKPQDENAPEHAGHSAACHHDHATGQPHAPAPIKDPVCGMTVAPDANKPTAQHDGQTYHFCSSKCHDKFVADPAHYLNGAHKTAKVAPKGTQYTCPMHPEIVRDAPGECPKCGMALEPMGVPSADDGPNPELVDFRRRFWVGAVLTIPLLILTMGPFVGLGFIREMIGERTVLWIELLLGSPVILWSGWPFFERGVKSVINRSLNMFTLISLGVGAAYLFSVAAVLMPDIFPAGFRDAEGHVGVYFEAGAVIVVLVLLGQLMELGARERTGSAIRALLDLAPKTARIIRADNREEEIALEDVAVGDRLRVRPGDKVPVDGVVLEGRSSIDESMISGESVPVEKTEGDTVTGATINGTGSLIIEAKRVGADTLLSQIVDMVANAQRSRAPIQKLADSVAGKFVPAVLGIAVLAFIGWAVWGPTPALAYALVSAVAVLIIACPCALGLATPMSIMTATGRGAQAGVLIKNAEALERFAKVDILIVDKTGTLTVGKPKLVAVLPSQGHDEDEVLRLAASLERGSEHPLAEAIVSGAEARGVALAKADAFEAITGKGVKGEVDGKAVALGNAKLLEELGVDARRDMDEANRRRDQGETVMFVLIGNEIAGLVSVADPVKDSTPEALKALHAQGLRIVMATGDNERTARAVAARLGIDEIRADVLPADKARIVKELQGAGHKVAMAGDGVNDAPALAQADVGIAMGTGADVAIESAGFTLVKGDLTGIVRARKLSVATMRNIRQNLFFALVYNAAGVPVAAGVLYPFFGLLISPIFAAAAMSLSSVSVITNALRLRRVDI
- a CDS encoding DUF2933 domain-containing protein, with protein sequence MDASRSQKKSPPSQPARSVHRAWWVFGGFAAITFAMLGIEHQAHLLGWLPWLFLLACPLMHVFMHGGHGHGGHGKHSNKDAGDDK
- a CDS encoding OmpW family protein; the protein is MIAALVAMTACSPLLAQQPDGDWMIRARVVNIDTANKSDAIPALGVASDDIHVSSKAIPELDISYFFTKNIAAELVLTYPQEHNVSVAGTKIGTVRELPPTLLLQYHFMPDAQFRPYVGAGINYTRFSSVDLNVPGVGDLEVDKDSFGLALQVGMDVQLSKQWFFNVDLKKVKMGTDVKLAGGGKVSSIDIDPWLFGIGLGYRF